From a region of the Enterobacter cancerogenus genome:
- the gntT gene encoding gluconate transporter — protein sequence MPLVIVAIGVVLLLLLMIRFKLNGFIALVLVALAVGLMQGMPLVKVISSIKAGVGGTLGSLALIMGFGAMLGKMLADCGGAQRIATTLIAKFGKQHIQWAVVLTGFTVGFALFYEVGFVLMLPLVFTIAAAANIPLLFVGVPMAAALSVTHGFLPPHPGPTAIATIFHADMGKTLLFGTILAIPTVILAGPVFARFLKGIDKPIPEGLYSAKTFTEEEMPGFGVSVWTSLVPVILMAMRAIAEMVLPKGHAFLSVAEFLGDPVMATLIAVLIAMFTFGLNRGRSMDQINDTLTSSIKIIAMMLLIIGGGGAFKQVLVDSGVDKYIASMMHATNLSPLFMAWFIAAVLRIALGSATVAAITAGGIVAPLIATTGVSPELMVIAVGSGSVIFSHVNDPGFWLFKEYFNLTIGETIKSWSMLETIISVCGLVGVLLLNMAI from the coding sequence ATGCCATTAGTCATCGTCGCTATCGGTGTTGTGTTATTACTGCTCTTGATGATCCGTTTCAAACTGAACGGATTTATCGCTCTGGTTCTGGTGGCACTTGCAGTCGGTCTGATGCAAGGCATGCCGCTGGTAAAAGTTATCAGCTCAATTAAAGCCGGCGTCGGCGGCACGCTCGGCAGCCTGGCGTTGATCATGGGCTTTGGTGCCATGCTCGGCAAAATGCTGGCGGACTGCGGTGGCGCGCAGCGTATTGCCACCACGCTGATTGCCAAATTCGGCAAACAGCACATTCAGTGGGCGGTGGTATTAACCGGTTTTACCGTCGGTTTCGCGCTGTTCTATGAGGTGGGCTTCGTCCTGATGTTGCCATTGGTGTTCACCATCGCGGCGGCGGCCAACATCCCATTACTGTTCGTCGGTGTGCCAATGGCGGCTGCGCTGTCCGTGACCCACGGCTTCCTGCCTCCGCACCCGGGCCCAACCGCTATCGCGACCATCTTCCACGCCGATATGGGTAAAACCCTGCTGTTCGGTACCATCCTGGCGATCCCGACCGTGATTCTGGCCGGTCCGGTATTTGCCCGCTTCCTGAAAGGCATTGATAAGCCGATCCCGGAAGGTCTCTACAGCGCCAAAACCTTCACCGAAGAGGAGATGCCTGGCTTTGGCGTCAGCGTCTGGACCTCGCTGGTGCCGGTGATCCTGATGGCGATGCGCGCGATTGCCGAGATGGTTCTGCCGAAAGGTCACGCGTTCCTGAGCGTGGCGGAGTTCCTGGGCGACCCGGTCATGGCGACGCTGATTGCCGTTCTGATTGCGATGTTCACCTTCGGCCTGAACCGTGGCCGTTCAATGGACCAGATCAACGACACGCTGACCTCGTCCATCAAAATCATCGCCATGATGCTGCTGATCATCGGCGGTGGCGGTGCGTTCAAGCAGGTTCTGGTGGACAGCGGCGTGGACAAATACATTGCGTCCATGATGCATGCCACCAACCTGTCCCCGCTGTTTATGGCATGGTTTATCGCAGCCGTTTTGCGTATCGCGCTGGGTTCCGCAACCGTTGCGGCCATCACGGCCGGTGGCATCGTGGCACCGCTGATCGCCACCACGGGCGTCAGCCCGGAGCTGATGGTTATCGCGGTAGGTTCCGGCAGCGTGATTTTCTCCCACGTCAACGATCCGGGCTTCTGGCTGTTCAAGGAGTACTTCAACCTGACGATCGGTGAAACCATCAAGTCCTGGTCCATGCTGGAAACCATTATCTCCGTGTGCGGCCTGGTCGGGGTTCTGCTGCTGAATATGGCTATCTGA
- the malQ gene encoding 4-alpha-glucanotransferase: MESKRLDSAAQAAGISLSYINAHGKPQSIGAETKRRLLDAMHNTGAKASASPVPNVKVFTAGKKMSLTVEGRGEFSWQLTTEAGQAHTGHATGGKRFTLPAKLPEGYHTLTLTQNDKPFACRVIVAPKRCYEPQALVEGKKLWGACVQLYTLRSDSNWGIGDFGDLKKMLSSVGERGGAFIGLNPIHALYPANPESASPYSPSSRRWLNVIYIDVNALDDFKNSKEAQAWWRLETTQQMLKQARDAEWVDYSAVTSLKMAALRLAWKGFAKRDDEQMAAFRQFVDREGESLYWQAAFDALHAYQVKEDEMRWGWPVWPKAYQRVDTPEVKAFCKKYADEVDFYLWLQWLAYSQFAACWQVSQGYNMPIGLYRDLAVGVAEGGAETWCDRELYCLKASVGAPPDILGPLGQNWGLPPMDPHVMAARAYQPFIDLLRANMQNCGALRIDHVMSVLRLWWIPYGETADHGAYVQYPVDDLLSILALESKRHQCMVIGEDLGTVPVEIVSKLRDSGVYSYKVLYFESDHEKTFRAPKAYPEQSMAVATTHDLPTLRGYWESGDLTLGKTLGLYPDEVVLRGLYQDRELAKQGLLDALHKHGCLPKRAGHKASLMAMTSTLNRGLQRYIADSNSALLGLQPEDWIDMAEPVNIPGTSYQYKNWRRKLSVGLEAMFTDDGVNRLIKDLDKRRRALTKKR; encoded by the coding sequence ATGGAGAGTAAACGTCTGGATAGCGCCGCGCAGGCGGCGGGGATAAGCCTCAGTTACATTAATGCTCACGGCAAACCACAGTCTATTGGCGCTGAAACCAAAAGACGTTTGCTGGATGCCATGCACAACACCGGCGCGAAAGCGTCGGCCTCCCCGGTGCCGAACGTCAAGGTTTTTACCGCGGGCAAAAAAATGTCGCTGACGGTGGAGGGGCGCGGCGAGTTTAGCTGGCAGCTCACTACCGAAGCGGGGCAGGCGCACACAGGCCACGCCACCGGCGGCAAACGCTTTACCCTTCCGGCAAAACTGCCGGAGGGCTACCACACGTTAACGCTCACCCAGAATGACAAGCCGTTCGCCTGCCGGGTGATCGTTGCGCCGAAGCGCTGCTATGAGCCGCAGGCGCTGGTGGAGGGCAAAAAGCTGTGGGGTGCCTGCGTACAGCTCTACACGCTGCGCTCCGACAGTAACTGGGGCATCGGCGACTTCGGCGATTTGAAAAAGATGCTCTCGTCAGTGGGTGAGCGCGGCGGGGCGTTTATCGGCCTCAACCCAATCCACGCGCTCTATCCGGCGAACCCGGAAAGCGCCAGCCCGTACAGCCCGTCTTCGCGTCGCTGGCTAAACGTCATTTATATCGACGTTAACGCGTTGGATGATTTCAAAAACAGCAAAGAGGCGCAGGCGTGGTGGAGGCTGGAGACCACGCAGCAGATGCTGAAGCAGGCACGCGACGCCGAGTGGGTGGACTACTCTGCCGTCACCTCGCTGAAAATGGCCGCGCTGCGCCTGGCGTGGAAGGGGTTTGCGAAGCGCGATGACGAGCAGATGGCCGCTTTCCGTCAGTTTGTAGACCGGGAGGGCGAGAGCCTTTACTGGCAGGCGGCGTTCGATGCGCTGCACGCCTACCAGGTGAAGGAAGACGAGATGCGCTGGGGCTGGCCGGTATGGCCGAAGGCGTATCAACGGGTGGATACCCCAGAAGTAAAAGCCTTCTGTAAAAAATATGCCGACGAAGTGGATTTTTACCTCTGGCTGCAGTGGCTGGCGTACAGCCAGTTTGCCGCCTGCTGGCAGGTGAGCCAGGGCTATAACATGCCGATTGGCCTGTACCGTGATCTGGCGGTTGGCGTGGCAGAGGGCGGGGCGGAAACCTGGTGCGACCGCGAGCTTTACTGCCTGAAAGCCTCCGTGGGCGCGCCGCCGGACATCCTCGGCCCGCTGGGCCAGAACTGGGGTCTGCCGCCGATGGATCCGCACGTCATGGCCGCTCGCGCCTACCAGCCGTTCATCGATCTGCTGCGCGCGAATATGCAGAACTGCGGCGCGCTGCGCATTGACCATGTTATGTCGGTGCTGCGCCTGTGGTGGATCCCGTATGGTGAAACGGCCGATCACGGGGCATACGTGCAGTACCCGGTGGACGATCTGTTGTCGATCCTGGCGCTGGAGAGTAAACGTCATCAGTGTATGGTGATCGGCGAAGATCTCGGTACCGTGCCGGTGGAAATCGTCAGCAAGCTGCGTGACAGCGGCGTGTATTCCTACAAAGTGCTTTATTTTGAGAGCGACCATGAGAAAACCTTCCGCGCGCCGAAAGCGTACCCGGAACAATCAATGGCAGTCGCGACGACGCATGACCTTCCTACGCTTCGTGGCTACTGGGAAAGCGGCGACCTGACGCTCGGCAAAACGCTGGGGCTGTATCCAGATGAGGTGGTTTTACGCGGTCTGTACCAGGATCGCGAGCTGGCGAAACAGGGGCTGCTGGATGCGCTGCACAAGCACGGCTGTCTGCCGAAACGCGCCGGGCATAAGGCATCGCTGATGGCGATGACGTCCACGCTCAACCGCGGGTTACAGCGCTATATTGCCGACAGCAACAGCGCGTTGCTGGGTCTACAGCCGGAGGACTGGATTGATATGGCGGAGCCGGTAAACATCCCGGGCACCAGCTATCAGTACAAGAACTGGCGGCGCAAGCTGTCCGTGGGTCTGGAAGCGATGTTTACTGATGACGGGGTGAACAGGCTGATTAAAGATCTGGATAAGCGCAGAAGAGCGTTAACTAAGAAGCGGTGA